The Primulina huaijiensis isolate GDHJ02 chromosome 18, ASM1229523v2, whole genome shotgun sequence DNA window AAAATTGCAATCTCTTACTGAACATGGTGTTACTATCTGATTGACTAGCTTCACAATCATATTCTCTCCGCGCCAATCCATGACTCAAGCAACTCAACCCACAAAGATTACTCCTCACAGCTTGAACAatctccaaaaataaattaaacaagtCGCGAAGtgctgatatatatatatatatatatatttttatctaaaGCGATAGTTCTATTTTATATCCTGGAATTTCTCTTTATATATGTGTGCACCAGTCCATCCAGTTACTTGTTACCTCCTGCTAACTGCATAACAATTTATTCCCATCTGCACCAAATGCATCTGGCCTTTACCCTTGCTTCCGGTTGTGATCGCCGCCCAACCCACAAGTTATGTTCAGTGGTCAAGCCAACATTGAGAGACACTTCTCAACAGCTTTATCTGATGTAAAAGAAACTTTGTCTTGGTCTTTTCTAATTACATCGCAcactgaattaaataattagtgGCCTTGCCAAATATGAAACTAAACGGCTATTAAAAGTTGACATCACGAGAGAGAATAACTGCAGTAAACTCTTGTTCTATTGACATTATGATGTTCTGATAACCTTGTTTCTTGTGCataattggtaaaaaaaaatcttctgaGATAGATGAGCTTATCGGTAGCTTTGAACTTTGCGAAGTCTGACTTGAAGACCAATTTCACTATAGTTCTTGCATCAAAAAGAAACTTGAGGTTATCAGTCATTGTAACGGTTTTGAGATTCCGACAAGACGTAGAATCTAGTAGGGCTTGACTTATTGCAATCCGGCTAATGACATGTAAATACATAGAAAAGAAGTTGTACCATACAACAATTCGGTGTTGTTTATTTTCACCAAAAGTAAGATATTACAATCTAAAAAGAGATGACCTAgccatttttagtatttatatgTCATATTTAGGTGCATGTTGACTGTTTAAAGTTCTTCgtgtaaaattattttaaagagaCGCAAAGTATGATGATGGTTGAGAATGTGTGAATGATgtcattttcatatttattatttgctaTTTATTAAATGGACTCGAGGATTTAGAATCAATAGGTTTTATTGACGTATGTGATTAAAACTGAGAAGGTGGTGATGTTCGATGAAGTCTGCTTCTACAGTGGAGAGCAAACTTCACTCTAAACTTGGGGTGATAACAAATATACTCGAGTCGaatattacaaaaaatttaatgctcgaatttatgatttaaaaagttGATATATTTTGCTCAAAATTGGTTTGAATCAAGACTCGAGTTTGAGCTTACTCGaaacaatcaaatatatttgtgagctattcgaattatcattcaaaaataaaagcatgaaaaacgttaaatatatttatttaatatattattagattataattattatacatTAAACTAGTNTAAATTaatataaagtaaaaaaaattaaaataaaatcaattattgCAATTAACTCTAAAAActaataattcaaaaaatattatacaaacacGCAACAATTACATTGAAGCACTAGCACAAATAATGTGGAAAAACATATTGCTACATTCATCTccaattatatagttttttttttttacacacattaagaaattaattagaAATGTCAATTATACAAACCATTGTTTTTAAAACTGGCTTGTTTGATTGGGAACCGGTCTGGTACTAAACAAACTTTTTTACTGGTCAAAAATCAATGAACCGTTCAAAAACCGGGTGGACGGTTCACcctcatttatttttttgagaatactcattattttttatatttagaaattaaaatatattatttattatattatattattatttatataatacaaCAGTACTCGGTCTGACTGTCTGATTGAACAATCGAAATATTATATTAAGATAAATTAATTCGATCACGGTCCGATAATAAAACATTGATACACACAACTTTCTAAGTTTGCTTTAATAGATGTTATATAATGAGTTGTTATCTTTTTAATAGTTAGTTAATTAGAAGAtttgaaatcattaaataaggaaatatgaataaaaaaatccatatttGATTATGTAATTGAGACCGGGGAATATGTGCCCTCTTGCTTGTTTATCTACCTTCTCTTCGAAATCCACCTCCAACAAAACCAAAGCCCCAGATCCTCCATAATAATGTCTTCTGTCTGAATACAAACTTTATTTTCTTGGGTTCTATGAAAAGCAGGTGGACGATTCTCccttcaaaatatttgtcaATCTTCCTTCGTTTTTTTAACTGGAATTTCtcgaactttaatattttctttgttgCTTTTTTCAGCTAAGGATATACACTAAGTGGGTTGTGGAATTCTGTTTTCTTAGTGAGTAGTGTCTTTCAATTTTTGCTTTTTTATTCCAACTGGAGACCTTGTAGTCGACATTCAATTTAATGTAACTTACTCTTTGTTTTTTCACCCAGGCTAGCTTGAATATTGCCTACTTTTCTTGTTAgttcaaaataattttcttattaCAATCGATCGGTTAATTATGCTGAACTTCTAACTCAATCTCTTCTTAACTGACGTTTTTGCAATGATATGCTGATCATTAGATGGATTGATATTGACAAGTACCCTCTTGCTTATGCATTAGGACTTACAACCTGATGATACATCATAGGCTATGTACACAAGTTATTGAATTGTAGCTATTTGTTTGTCGTGAAGGTATTGTTGATTTACATTGCTTGTGCTTATATTTTCCTAAAAGGTTACTGTTTCAACAAATGGTGTCTCCTTGAGgtaataatttatgttttgtgaaCTAGCATACAGAAGTAAAGAACTTCTTGGACAGTTGGGCTGGACTGGAAGATTGGCGAAATGGGTTATGATACACTTTCACAAGTCTCTTACGAGAGTTTGATTTGTTATACCGATAACTTTAGTGAGGGAAACTACATTGGCCATTTCCAATTTGGAAAATATTACCATGGAAAAATTGTACGAAAGGGTGGGGTCCAACATGTGGTGGTGAAGATATGGGAAGTTCCTGTTATATACAACTATCTACCTGGAGAAAATGAGGCTAGATTATTTGTATGGTATCTTCTGGAGAATGCACATTTCATATTTCCATTGTCTAGCAGTCTGACAGATGACTAATAGCTTGCTTGTTCAGGATGAGCTGAGTTTACTAGGCCACCACACAGTAATCAGTCATCCTGCCATGGTAACATTGTGCGAATACTGCTTTGATGGTGAACATCTTGGCATTGTTTATGAGCTCAAGGCACTTGATTCTCTCTATAACCTCATTCCGGAAGGTACCCAACTTCTCTTTTCTGATATTTTCAGTCTTGGTCAAGTTTTTACTTAATATTTTCTACCCAAGGGTAGCTGCCCACCAGGTGGAGATCCATTGTGTGCTGATACGCTTAGAGAAATTATTGCACATCACAATAGTTGCAAgttctaataaataaattaatctcattaaataaaacaagaaaattgCTCTGCCTTTGAGCAGATACATCCAGAATATCCACCTCAACCACTAAAAATAGGTTCAAACACTTGATTGGTGTAGTCTGTACACTAGTAGGTCATCGAAGCAGAAGGGAAACAATGCTGAGATGGTAGTCCAACAAGTGATTTCGaagagatgataatatttaGCTTCGATTCAGTAAGGAACCAAGTATGGCGGAGAAAAAATCTTCTGTGACCTGGTTGGATAATGCTCCTTTATATGATGTGGTTAGCCTAAACTTAATGTTTGTAGCAAACTGAGAAAAAGAAGAGCAAAACATGTATCCATTTTACTTGATCACAAACAGACTTGATGCTCAGTACTTTCAGGAATCTTTTTTTGTCTGTGCTTTGGTAAAATTCTGTTGTGTCTGGTGTGAGATGTCATTAATGATTCATGTTGCTGATCGATATGCTAAGATTGAGATGTGGGTTTTTTGTACTTGTTCACTTATGGCACATGTCATCTCAATTATTTTTCACCTAAACATGTGTTATATGTAGATGGTTTTACTTGGCTTCAAAGAATCAAAGTTGCCCTCAGATTTGCTAGTCTTCTCAAATTTTTACACGCTGGAAATCCGAATTTCAATCCCTACATTGTTCGCAATCTGGATGCTGCCCATATACTGCTCGAGGAGGTCTTTTCCCTAATTCGCCAATTCTAGGATTATGGTATAAAGTTATCGTTAGTTGAAATTTATTCACTTATCATGCAGGACCATAA harbors:
- the LOC140964043 gene encoding probable serine/threonine-protein kinase PBL17, translated to MGYDTLSQVSYESLICYTDNFSEGNYIGHFQFGKYYHGKIVRKGGVQHVVVKIWEVPVIYNYLPGENEARLFDELSLLGHHTVISHPAMVTLCEYCFDGEHLGIVYELKALDSLYNLIPEDGFTWLQRIKVALRFASLLKFLHAGNPNFNPYIVRNLDAAHILLEEDHNPKLCDFGMITGGIFPDRTKVKKEVVIGCYGYIDAYAAYRGTWSREQDVFAFGTILLSLISKRVYTEEERLSNAPNVNEWAWEEYNSNLDSYSLVHESLAAESDCDPLDGRKITVLGIQCLRDPGYYRPTMKQVVKRLLRLKVVKRHADFLGVNMMHSPQ